The Centroberyx gerrardi isolate f3 chromosome 12, fCenGer3.hap1.cur.20231027, whole genome shotgun sequence genome has a window encoding:
- the LOC139918712 gene encoding single-strand DNA endonuclease ASTE1-like, translated as MGVQGLCRFIEANSQIYQDVRFRDSRLVIDGFNLCHLLYLRTGLDQNHGGEYAAFEDLIGKFVKALQDCRIEPYVVVDGGTDITGKKLETLKSSAEDRIRKAHAAAEEGRRGGILPPLAKQVFRQTLARLEVPVAQCFAEADQEIAALASEWKCPVLSNDSDFYIFDLPAGLLPINHFQWVAGGRNGSWRESFIRCKSYTTSSFCTLFNIQPQVLPVFAALAGNDYVKLQELTSCWARSDPAGSGSAGRLEELLRWLSGFQRPQEAVEAALRLMGDLSRQREAEVLQGLSLGMEEYQLPPSYLRRFFTDGTAPPLLPEAVGLVPDWARLPLTQGRLTRDMLDVLLLKRVRLGVMVDHSSLPSAYLTSRPLRQVMYGLLLGGGRKLRVEETDREGLLLGSCRIRPALRGVAQQLKLDSLDKAAHSLCLQVLLEALGVKPARLSGLPPHLRLPVAVTCYWMREASPPPDRSLLEALMLGLVTGEMHRESAGSSALRSMKTHCSQKPDLDVAHAYNQWQACMEDSIHLNQLLDCPLPEPHIAWLYQGPLVHQLVHTLMRGTTPELLLNRNSTSIQLYRALQAAVLQPQETTASAAAGKRGKHAQPLDDLTGSLQRLLLLDEDKEESTARARSAVRAEEDPGWQLVSVRTRFRSKDRGHRAKNPELASKNKRKDWS; from the exons ATGGGGGTTCAGGGATTGTGCAGGTTTATCGAGGCCAACAGCCAGATCTACCAGGATGTCCGCTTCAGGGACAGTCGGCTGGTGATTGACGGCTTCAACCTGTGCCACCTGCTGTATTTACGAACCGGTCTGGACCAGAATCACGGCGGGGAGTATGCTGCGTTTGAGGACCTGATCGGAAAGTTCGTCAAAGCCCTGCAAGACTGCCGGATCGAGCCGTACGTGGTGGTGGACGGAGGGACGGACATCACCGGTAAGAAACTGGAGACCCTGAAGAGCAGCGCCGAAGATCGGATCCGGAAAGCCCACGCCGCGGCGGAGGAGGGCAGGCGGGGGGGTATCCTGCCTCCTCTGGCCAAGCAAGTTTTCAGACAGACGCTGGCCCGGCTGGAGGTCCCAGTGGCCCAGTGCTTTGCAGAGGCCGACCAAGAGATCGCCGCCCTGGCCAGCGAGTGGAAGTGTCCGGTGCTTTCCAATGACAGCGACTTCTACATCTTTGACCTCCCGGCGGGACTGCTGCCCATCAACCATTTCCAGTGGGTGGCGGGGGGGCGGAACGGCTCCTGGAGGGAGAGCTTCATCCGCTGTAAGAGCTACACCACCTCCAGCTTCTGCACCTTGTTCAACATCCAGCCCCAAGTCCTGCCGGTCTTCGCCGCGCTGGCCGGGAACGACTACGTGAAGCTGCAGGAGCTGACCTCCTGCTGGGCGCGCTCCGACCCGGCCGGCAGCGGGTCGGCGGGCCGCCTGGAGGAGCTGCTCCGCTGGCTGAGTGGCTTCCAGCGGCCCCAGGAGGCCGTGGAGGCGGCGCTGAGGCTGATGGGAGACctgagcaggcagagagaggcggagGTGCTGCAGGGCTTGTCTCTGGGCATGGAGGAGTACCAGCTCCCTCCCAGCTACCTGAGGCGGTTCTTCACCGACGGGACagcgccccccctcctcccagagGCGGTGGGTCTGGTCCCAGACTGGGCCCGGCTGCCGCTCACCCAGGGCCGGCTGACCAGAGACATGCTGGACGTGCTGCTGCTAAAGAGGGTGCGCCTCGGCGTCATGGTGGACCACAGCAGTCTGCCCAGCGCCTACCTGACCTCCCGGCCGCTCCGCCAGGTGATGTACGGGCTGCTGCTGGGCGGCGGGCGGAAGCTCCGGGTGGAGGAGACCGACAGAGAGGGCCTCCTGCTGGGCAGCTGCAGGATCCGTCCCGCCCTGCGGGGGGTCGCTCAGCAGCTCAAACTGGACTCACTGGATAAG GCTGCACACTCGCTGTGTctccaggtgctgctggaggcTCTGGGGGTGAAGCCGGCCCGTCTGAGCGGGCTGCCGCCTCACCTGCGCCTCCCGGTGGCCGTTACCTGCTACTGGATGCGGGAGGCCAGCCCTCCTCCAGACCGCAGCCTGCTGGAGGCGCTGATGCTGGGACTGGTGACCGGAGAAATGCATAGAGAGAGTGCTGGGAGCAGTG ctctgCGGTCTATGAAGACACACTGCAGCCAGAAGCCGGATCTGGACGTGGCTCATGCTTACAACCAATGGCAGGCCTGCATGGAGGACAGCATTCACCTGAACCAGCTGCTGGACTGCCCGCTACCTGAACCCCACATCGCATG GTTGTACCAGGGACCGTTGGTCCACCAGCTGGTCCACACGCTGATGAGAGGGACGACCCCCGAGCTTCTCCTAAACAGGAACTCCACCAGCATACAGCTGTACCGAGCCCTGCAGGCCGCCGTGCTCCAGCCTCAGGAAACCACGGCCTCGGCAGCGgcggggaagagaggaaaacatgCACAGCCTCTAGACGATCTGACCGGCAGCCTGCAGCGGCTCCTCCTCCTGGACGAAGACAAGGAGGAGTCGACGGCCAGAGCGAGGAGCGCGGTGAGAGCCGAGGAGGATCCGGGCTGGCAGTTGGTGTCGGTGAGAACTCGCTTCAGGAGCAAAGACCGAGGCCACCGGGCCAAAAACCCAGAACTTGCCAGCAAGAACAAGCGCAAAGACTGGAGCTGA